A window of Candidatus Alcyoniella australis genomic DNA:
ACGACTTCACCGTCACCCTGCGGCTGCGCGCGCGTTACGACGAGGGCGGCGATACGGTGTTCGGCGAGGCGCGCAAGGCCATCGCACTGCGCACTGACGACGATCCGACCACCGGGCTGCTGCCGGGCTTCCCGATCTACATCGGCGAGTCCGGCGAATCGTCCGTGGCGCTCTACGACCTTGACGGCGATCTCGAGGGTCGGCCGGAGATCATCTTCGGCACCTCCGGCGGCTTTGTCGAGGTCTTCAGCTACGACCCCGAGACCGAGGCCTGGGGCCGGATGCCGGGCTTCCCGATCAACGTGCGCGAGTTCCTGGACATCCCCACCGACGACGTGGTGATCGCCTCGGTGGCGGTGGGCGACCTGTGGGGCATCGGTATGCCGGTGATCGTCGCCCTGTGCGGCGGCGGCTTCGCCATGGCGATTTACCCCGATGGCTACGACCATCCCGGCGGGCCGCTGCTGCCCGGGTTCCCCGTGGCCGCGGACGTGCCGCCCAACGACACGGCCTACAATTTCGCCCACGGCCGCTCGTTCGGCGCCTCGCCCGTGCTCGCCGACCTGGACCTCGACGGCCGACTGGAGATCATCGGCGCCAACTACGATCAGAAGGTCTACGCCTGGCGGTCGGTGGACGTGGACGGCGACGGCCAGGTCGACCGCATGCCCGGCTTCCCCGTGCTGACCCGTTCCAACGCCGAGCAAGTGCCCGACGATCTGGTCTGCGAGGGCGAGAACCCGGGCGAAGATCCGCTGCCCGGCCAACATCTGGCGACCCCGGCGGTGGGCGTGCTCGATCCGGACTCCGCCAACCCCGCGCTGTCGCAGTATCCGGCGATCATCGTACCGACCACCGAGGTCTGCGGCGATGCCACCGGCCGGATTTACGGCGTGGCCTGGGACGGCGAGAACCACGTGGGCGGACCGTTCCTGCCCGGCTGGCCTGCCAAGATCGCGGCCCCGCTCTCCGGCGCGGTGCCCGTGCCGCCGATCACCCTGGGCCTCGGATCGTCCCCGGCGATGGCGATGTTCGAGGGCAAAATGCACATCGGCTTCGGCGCGTTTCTGTTTATCCCCTACATGGCGATCTACGACGATGGCGTACTCGAAATTTCGAACCTCAACTCCGACGTCAGCTTCACCGCCGCGACCCACGGCTCGTTCGCTTACTCGCACTATCCCGACGGCCATCTGCGCTATTACATCCCCACCGTGGGCTTACTGCAGGACAGCTTCGGCGGTCTGGGGGTCGAGCGCTTCCGTGTATTGGGCTGGGACATGGACGACGCTGCGTTCCCATCGGTCCAGGGCGACCTGGAGGAGTGGGTGTTCTTCATCAACCCGGTGATCGCCGATATCAACGGCGACGGGCCCACCGAGGTGCTGGTGGGCTCGGGCGGCTACATGCTGCACGCGTTCAACGAGCAGGGCGAGCCCGCGGGCTGGCCCAAGTTCACCCACAACTGGCACATCGGCTCGCCGGCCATCGGCGACATCGACGCCGACGGGCTGATGGAAGTTGTGACCATGACCCACGAGGGCTACCTGTTCGCCTGGAACGCGCCCTCGCCGATCTGCCGCGACAACGGCCTGAACTCCGACTGGTGGTGCTTCCATCACGACGAGCACAACAGCGGCGTGCTGGGCACCGACACCATTCCGCCATCGCGCGTCACCGACCTGCGCGTGGAGGAACTTGGCGACGGGCTGTACGAGCTGACCTGGACCGCGCCCGGCGCGGACTGGCATTGCGGCGTCGCGGCCGCCTACGAGCTGCGCTATGCCGTGGACGAGAGCACCAACGTGGACGACCCCACGGTCTATGTCAGCCTGCCGCTGGTGCCCGGCGAACTGACCGCGCCCAATCCCGTGGGCACGGCCGAGCGGATCACGATCTACGTGCCGGAGGCCGCCGCGCAGTTCGTGCTGCAATCGCGCGACCAGGCGGGCAACCTCGCTTTGCCGAGCAACTCGACCCTCGATCCGCCGCCAGACGACTCGGGCGACGACGACGATGACGACGACAGCGACGAGGATCAGGCCTGCTGCGGCTAGCCGGCATTTTGGAGGTGCCTGCAAAACTCGCGTAGTACGCAGGTCGTAATCCAACGACCCGCCCCGCAGTGGGCGCGGGTTGTTATTAAGGGTTGGTCGATAAGTGCGGCTTGGGGCTGGATACTCGGTAGAACTTTTCTTGTTCCAAGCAAAAATCCAACTGCGCATCGTTGCTCTCGAAGATGGCGGCGATCCGGTCGATGTCAGTGCCGTAGGACTCCAGCCGCCTCCATGAGCTCAAAGCCCGATCGGGCCAGGTATGCAAATAGACCGTGCGCTGCCGTTCCAACGCCCCCTGGAGGGTCGCGTTTAGCTCGCGTTCGAACTCGTCCCGGTCCGCCCTTTTCAGGCGCAGCAAGCCCAGTTCGAGCACCTCGACCTGCGGGTGGAAGTAGGCGAATTCCACGCTTGCCCAGCAGACCGTCGGCGTGATCAGCAGCGCCCCGGGTTCGATCCTCTGTGCCAGGGCGTCGGCCATCCTGCGCGAGCGCACGTTTTGCGGGTCGCTCTGCGGAATGGCACAGAAGATCAGGTTGGCCGCCAGCAACAGCAGCGCCAGCCCGGCGATTGCGGCCAGATAGGGCCTGCGTCCCCGGGGCGGCGTCGCGCCCACGGCCAGCAACAGCCACACGGCGGGTAGGGCCGGGGCCACGAACTCGACATCGCGAGGGTTCCAATAAGCGGCGAATCCCAGCATGGGCACGACCCAGATTAGGGCAGAGAGCGCGATCAGCCGCGGCGATACAGGGGAACGCTCGGGCTGCGCCTTGGCCACGCGCACGATGGCCCAGATCAACAGAACAGCGCACGCGCTCGCGCCGACTATCGCTACGATCCGATGATCGTAGACCAATGCGCCGGCAACCGTCCGGGCGAACTGTGGCAAATCAACGTCGGCCTTGCCCCCCAAACCCAGGTTGTGGATGTACATCATCCAGTCCAACATCGCACGCGGGCCGCGCACCTGGACAAAGGTCCGGCCCAGAAAAGCCAGGCTGAAATAGACACTGCCCACAAGCCCCAATGAGTAGGCCGCCAAACGCCCCAAGCATCCGCGACGCCGGTGGCAGGCCAGCACCGCGATCGACCCGCAGAGCATCAGGCTGGTGTTGTGCGCCAGTGTGGAAATCCCGGCGACGATCCCGCACAGCTCCCAGGGGATCAATCCCGGTGTGCGCATCGCCCACAGCGCCAGGCGATAGGCGAGCACGAACAGGATTACCGAGGGCAGGATGTCCTCGAGGTTGGCGGCGTACATCCAATAGCCGCCGGACACGGCCAGGCCAGCCGAGCAGACCAACGCGGCCAAACGGTCGCCCAGCGCGCGTTCGAGGGTAAGAAAGAACAGCCCGACTCCGGCCGCGGCTAGCACGGCCTGGATCGTACTCAGCGCGTACAGCGCCCGGCCGCCGTAGCCCAGGGCTGTGAGCAGCTTCCAGACCGCCACCACCCCGATGTCGTACAGAATGTGGCTCGGCAGCGTCACACGTAAAAACGCGAACCAGTGCAGCGGTCCGAAGCGCTCGGCCATGGCCGCGATGTTGACGATGCCGTCGGGATGATGCTCGGCCGATGGTAATGCGAGGTAGAGCACCCCGGCTCCAATGGTCAGGATTGCGGCAACGGCAAATCGGCGCAGCAGGGCATCCATTTTTTATTGCCACAATATAAATTATTTTTTAGACGCTTTTTTGAAAAAGGAGGCTAGGACGCGCCCTTGCCCAGCAACACCACGGGGATCGTCCGCAGTAGGATCATCGCGTCGAGCAGCAGCGACCAGTTGTCGATGTATTTCAGGTCGAGTTCCATCCAGGCGTCGAAATCGACCTCATTGCGGCCGCTGATCTGCCAATAGCAGGTTAGGCCGGGCTTCATGCTCAGCCTGCGTCGTTGCCAGCGTTCGTATTTATCGACCTCGGAGGGGATCGGCGGACGCGGCCCGACGATGCTCATCTCGCCGGTCAGCACGTTCCAGAACTGGGGCAGCTCGTCGAGGCTGTAGCGCCGTAGCAGCGAGCCGATTCGGGTGACCCGCGGATCGCGTTTGATCTTGAACACCGGGCCATTCATCTCGTTGAGCCCCTCGAGCTCGTCGCGCATGCTCTCGGCGCCGTGGACCATGGTGCGGAACTTAAGCATCTTGAAGCGTCGGCCGTGCAGGCCGGAGCGGACCTGGTTGAACAGCACCGGCCCGCGACTGTCCAGCCTGATCGCCAGGGCCAAGGCGATCAATAGCGGCATGATCAGCACCAGGATGATCAGCGCGGCGATGCGGTCGAAGATCTCCTTGACCAGCAGCTGCCAGACCTGAGTCGGAGTGGTCGAGTAGCTCAGCAGCGGGATGCCCAGGTGGGTGGTGATGCGCGTGGTGGCGATCGCCGGCCGAATGAACTCGGCCATCACCGTGGCGCGCACGCCGACCTCCTCGCAGATGTAGATCCGGCGTTTGAGGTCGGGCAGCATGTGGAAGGGCATGGCGAAGAACACCTCGTCCACCTGGTGGCTGTCGAGGATCTTGGGCAGGCTGCCCAAAGTGCCGAGCACCGGAACCCCGCGCACGGTCTGGCCGACCAGCTCGGGTTCGACGTCCATCAGCCCGATCACGCTGTAGCCCAGCTCGGGATGGTTGTCCAATGAGTCCATCAGCATCTGCGCGCGCCGTCCGGTGCCGACCACGATCGCCTGGATCGCGGCCACGCCGCGGCGGCGCATGCTGTCTGAAATCAGCTTGAGCGCCGACTTCTCCAGCAGCAGCACCAGCACCGAGATCACGCCCAATAGGCCGACCAGCGAACGGCTGAGCGAGTGGTCCTTGACCAGAAACAGGAACAGTACAATTAGGCCGATGGACAGGCCGACCGACTTGATGATGTTCCATACGGTCTGCAAAAATCCGAGCTGGACCTGGGGCGAGTAGGTGCCCGAAAGGGCGAGCACCACCAGGCAGATCGCCGTGTGGGCCATCACCAGCCAGGTGTACTCGACCATCGGCGCCAGGGTCAGGCCGCCGACGAACAGCCAGGTCATGCGCAGGCTGTAGGACACCATGAACGCGTACAGCAGCAACGTGGCGTCGAGCAGAAACACCAGCCACGAGCGGACCTCGAGCCGTTCGCGTTCCACCTAGGCCCCCTGCACGGGTTTGCGCGCCACGGCGAACATGATGTCGCCGGTATACCAGGTCAGCCCCAGGTTGCTCAAATTGTGCCGTCCCAGCCAGCGACCCATGCCGCGCCCCAGTCGCGGCCAGTAATAGCGCTCGATGCGGTCGGCGATCAGCCCCAGGCTGGCGCGCTTGCCGACCTTGGACGCGCCGAGCACCTCCAGGCCGTGGGAGCGCAGCATCTCAAGCAGCACGCGCCGGTTGTAGAAGCGCAGGTGATCGATGATGTATTGCCGCCACCCGCGACCCAGCAGCCGTGCCCAGATGCTGCCCGAATCGGGCAGCTCGAGGGCCAGCACCCCACCGGGCGTCAGCCAGCGGACCATCCGTTCCAGCGCCAGATGCGGTTGGGGCAGATGCTCGAACACGTGAATCAGCGAGATCACCTCGAAGCTCTCGTCCGCGAATTCCGCGTGCTCAACGTCTTGGACGATCACGTTCAGGCCGTAGTTACTGCGCGCCGCTTCAGCCGCCGGGGCAAACGGCTCGAGTCCGGTGACCTCGAATCCCAGTCGTCGCGCCGCCGCGGTGACCGCGCCGTCAAAGCAGCCCACATCGAGCAGGCGGCCCTGGGTCGGCCCTCCCAGACGCGCGATCCAGCGCAGTCTGCGGCGGGCGTTGACCATCGATTGCCGCGGATCGTCGGCGACCTTGTTGCCCTCGGGAATCAGCTCGCGGGGCACGGCCGGCGGGTCGGAGTAGACCATGCCGCAGTCGGTGCAGCGCACCACCCGGCCCGAGCGGCTGACCCAGACCCGGATGCGTTGGGCGCTTCCTCCGCAGGCCGGACAGCTCATGCGCTGTGCCCCAGTGCCTGGCGGTAGACCTCCAACGTACTGCGCGCGGCCCGCTGCCAGGTGTAGTGCTCGGCCACGTGGGCCACGGCGCGCTCGCCCATCGACCGTCCTGAATCCGGGTCGGCCAACAGCCCTCCGAGCCGCTGCGCCAGCGCCCCGACGTCGCCCGTGGGATAGAGCAGGCCGTAGGGACCGCCCGCGCCGTTGAGCACCTCGCCGTGCACCGCGATCTCGCTGGCGACCACCGGCAGCCCGTAGCTCAACGCCTCGAGCAGCGCGATCGGCAGCCCCTCGAGCTCGCTGGCCTGCACAAACGCCGCGGCGTTGCTCAACAGCTCGCAGAGCTCGTCTCCGGTTACCGCGCCGGTAAACAGCACCCGCGGATCGTCGGCCGCCGCGCGCCTCAGGTCGGCGGCGTACGACTCGGCGAAGTTGGCGTCCCCGGCGATCACCAGTCGCCCTCCGCAGTCGATGGTCTTGAAGGCCGCGATCAGATCCTGCACGCGCTTTTCGGCCACCAGCCGTCCCAACGAGAGCACATAGCGGCCGCGCTCGAGCCCCCAGCGGTCGCTGATCAATCGCGGATCGAGGCGGCGCGGCAGCGGCACGCCGTTGGGAATCGCCCGCGCGTCAATGCCCCACCGCTGCTCGAAATATTGCGCCAGGGTATGGGAGACCACGATCACCCGCGTGGCGCAGTGGGTCAGCACGCGCTCGGCCTGGCGCAGACTCCAGCGGGCGACCGCTCCCCACTTGGCGCGTTCGTAGTCCAATCCATGCACCGTGACCACCACCGGCCGACCCGCCAGGTGTGGCAGGAGTGCGAGGCTGGCCGGTCCCAGGGCGTGGAAATGGATCAGGTCAAAATCGCGCTTTAGCGCCGAGAGCGTGGAGAACAGGCTGTGGCTGATTGCGTCGAGGTGCTTGGTTTTGATCGTGGGTTGGAAGATGCGCTCTACGCCGTGCAGCGGCCCGTCGTCGCTGGTGTACCAACGGCGGCAATAGGCCGCGACCTGCACCTGCGGGCCGACCAGCAGCGGCGCAAGCTGTTCCACGTGGCGTTCGATCCCGCCGGTGGTGGCCGGAATTCCCTTGAGCCCGATCATCGCCACCCTCATGCGCGACAGGTCTCCGGCTCGCGGCGCAACGTCAGGGCGGCGGCGCGTTTGGCCACCCACCACAGCACGCTCATCCGATTGCGGCGCATGGCGGGCGCTGCGGTGCAGACCATCCAGCAGGCCAGACTGCAATCGCGCACAGCCTGGCAGCCGCGGCGATCTTCGGCCACCATCTGGGCGTAGGTCTGCTGCGCCAGGTTGCCCATCGGTGCGTCGAGCATGTTGCACGGGTAGACGCGGCCAAAGGGATCGAGGTGGAACAGGTCGCGGATCGCGCCGCAGGGCAGGGGGCGGCCGCGATTGCACAGCCGGTCGATCAACCCCTGGGAAAAATAGGCGCGGCCCCAGCTCTTGGGATGGAGCGAATACAGTTGGCGTCGGATCAGGCGTTCGAGGCTGAGCATCGCCAGCTCGGGATCGGGCGAGAAATCGTCGTGGTCGCCGAAGAAATGGGGCGAGCTGTGGACCATCGAGAGCGAGAACTCGACCCCCAGTTTGCGACAAAGCTCATGCACGTAGAGCAGCTGGGCCTCATTGCCCCGCGCCAGGGTGAAGGCCAGCCCCAGGTCGGCCACTCCGATTGCGCGCAGGCGCTCCAGGGTACGTAGCGCCTTGTTGTAGGCACCGGGGATTCCGCGCAGTTGATCGTGGGTCCGCGGCCTGCCGTCGAGGCTGACCCGCACGCCGATGTCGGTTTTAAAATCGAGTATTTGACGAGTGATATCAGCAATTTTTTCGGTTGCCAGGCCGTTTGTGGAGATCACCAGCCGCGCCTTGGGCAACCGTTCGCTGATCGCGGTGACCACCTGCAAAATGTTGGGCCGCAGAAACGGCTCGCCGCCGGTGATGTTCACGTTTACCAGGCTCTGCGGCAGCCTGAAGTAGACGCTGGGCTCGATCTCCTCGATCTGTTCGCGCTGCCAGATCGAACACATCGCGCAACGGCTGTTGCAACGGCTGGTGACCGCGATTGTGGCGTGCGTGGGTCCCCGATACATCGTCCGAAGCATGGCCTCGGTCCCAAATCAAGTCAAGATGCGGGTTAGGCTCGGCGCGATTGACGCTGTCGGCGATCGTCTGTTAGCTTTGCAGCGTCAAAACAGGAGATTATCCCGCCCGATGAAATGCCCCAAATGTGGCTTCGTCAGCTTCGACTACCTCGACGCTTGCAAGAAGTGCGGGGGAGATCTGCGCGCGCACAAGCGCAAGCTGGGGATCATCTCCGAGGCGCCCAAGGTTCCGATCGAAGGCGAGCCCAAGGCTGAGCAGCGCTCGGAGCGGCTGCGTGATCGGTTCCGCAGGATGCGCGGCAAAGAAAAACTCGGCCCCGGCCTGCCCGATTTTGAGGATCAACAGCAAAGACGGATGCTCGACGAATCGATCCGCGCCGAGCGCGAGAGAGCCCGGCTCGAGACGGAGAAGCTCGCCCAAGAGAAGCAGCGGATCGAGATCGAGGCCCGCCGACTGGCCCAGGAACAGACGCGCATCCAGGGCGAGGCACAGAAGCTCGCACAGCAGCGTGAGCAGACCCAGGCCGAACAGCGCAAGCTGATCCAAGAGCGGGAACAGGCCGAGCAAGCGGCCCGGTTGGCCCGGGAGCAAGAGCAGCGGGCCAAGTTCGAGGGTGAAGCGCAGGCGCGCGCCGAGGTCGAGCAGCGTATTCGGCTGGAAGTCGAACGCGTCGGTCGCGAGGCGGAACAGCGGGCGGCCCAGGAGATCGAACGCACGCGCCAACAGGCCGAGGAACGGACCAAGCTCGAGCTGGAAAAAGCCCGCAATGAGATCGAGCTGCGCGCACAGCGCGAGATCGAGCAGGCCCGGCAGGAGGTCGAGCAGGCCCGGCAGGAGGTCGAGCGCAGCGTGCACGATCAGGCCGCGCAACTGGCCCGCGAACAGGCCGAACAGCTCGCCAAACAGCAGATCGAGCAACGCGTCAAGGCCGAGGTCGAGCGCGCCGAGCAACAGGCCGAGCGGCTGATGAGCCAGAAGCTCGAGCAGGTGCGGCTCGAGGCCGAGCAACATGTGGCCAAGCAGGTCGAGTTGGCCCGGCTCAACGCCGAAAGCGAGGCGCGCAGCGAACTACAGCAGCTCAATGGCGAGCACGACCGCCAAAACGGCGAGCTGGAACAAGAGTATCGCCACGAGACCCAACGTCGGGAGCAGCTCGAGGCCGAACTCGAACAGCTTGAGGGCGAGCGCCAATCGCGCCTGGCCCAGGAGGATAGCGCACGCATTGAGGCCCAGCGGGCTATCGGCGAGGGTCGGGAGCAGGCGCGGATTCTGGCCCGCGAACGCGAGCAGATCGATCTTGAGCGCCAACAGCTGGCCCAGGAGCGCCAAGCGGCGGCTCGCGCACGGACCGAGGCTGCCGAGGCAATGCGGATCGAAAAGGCCGCTGAGCAGCCCGCGGCGTCGGCCGACCAAGACCGGCCGGCCGCAGCCGTTGCAAGCGCCTCCCTTGAGTCGGCTTCCGAGGCGATCCGTGTTGAACTCGGGCAGCGCCCCGAGCGCGAGATCGACATTGTCGAACAGATGGTGGTGCCCAAGGGCGGATTCTGGCGTCGCGGTGCGGCCTGCGCCTTTGACGTCGGCATCTTTCTGGTGCTCGCTGCGCTGATGCTCTGGGGGCTGAAGTCAGTGCAGGCGCCGGACCAGAACGCAGCCCCGTTCATCCTATCGATTGCGGCCTACATCTACGTGGCGCTGGTGCTGGTGCTGGCCTTCTACTTCGTGCTGTTCCACTCCTTTTCCGGCCAGACTCCAGGCAAGATTTTGCTCGGACTGCGGCTGGTCGATACCCAGGGCGAGCCGGTGGGCCTGGCGCGCAGCTTCTTCCGCTATGTGTGTTGGCTGTTCGCGGTGATGCCGCTGGGGCTGGGCCTGCTCTACAGCGCGTTCGACATCAACAAGCGCGGCTGGCACGACTACCTGGCCGGAACCCTGGTGATCAGGACCAAGTGAGCCGCGCGCTGCTGCCGATGCTGGCGTTGGCGATCGTCGCGGCCGTTGCGGCGCAGCCGATAATTCCCGCGGACAACCTGTTCGACCCGGCCTGGGGCACGGTGCTAAGCAACCTCGAGAGCATCTGGCAAGGCGGCGAGTTCGGGCCGGAGCGGCTGGTCGACGACGATCCGTCCAGCCTCTGGCGCGCGGCCGACGGCTCGGTGCCGCCCATCGCGTTGACCTTCGAGCTGGCGCGACCGGCGCGGCTGCGCTCGATCGCCCTGGCCAACGCCGAGGACGCGGACTACGTCAACGCTCAGGCGCGGGTGGTGCGGCTCGAGGCCCTGACGCCGGACCGCGATCCGGCCAAGACGCGGGTGCTGGGCAGCTTCGTGCTCGACAAGCGGCCGGGTTGGCAGCGCTTCGAGCTTAGGCCCGCACACTGCCGCATTTTACAGCTGACGATTCTTTCCAACCACGGCAGCCGCCATATGACCACCCTGGCCGGAATCGCGCTGGGCGCACAGCTCGATGACGGCGGGCCGTTCGCACTGGTCCAGGGCAGATACGATGACGGCCAAGGCCACGCCCTGACCCTGGTACAGCACGGAGAGCGGCTCAGCGGCTGCACGTCCGGTCCCCAGGCGCTGCCGATCCAGGGTCGACGCGCGGGGGAGGCTTGGGCGCTGCTGATCGGCGATCGGCCGGCGGTGCTGGTGCTCGACGCCGATCTGCGCGCGCGGCTGACCGAGACGATCGACGGCCGCAACGTGATGCGCACCCTGCAGCGCGTTGACCGTGATCCCGGAGTCTGCTCTGACCAACGCGAGCTGTACGCGGAGATACTGCGCCGCGAAGGCCGGTTGACCTTGCTCGATCAGGGGGGCGACGAGCCGGCGGCGCTGCTTGCGGGTCTGGACGGACGCTGGAGCGTGGGTGTCTACGTGTTGCGAACCGGCGATGCGCAGCAGGATTTGGAACGCAGCCGGACGCGGGCCGCTGCCCTGGCCGACGAGCTTGCGCAACGCGGACTGGATAGCTCGCGGGTCGAGGTTGTAGGACGCGGCGGCTCCGATCCGCCTGCCGCATCTTTGGCCCGGCCCTGGCGCGCCCTGTGCGAGCGGATCGTCATCGAGCGCGCAACGAACTGGGAGTGATTGCGTAGCTTCCCTGCGCAGTGAAAACCAGCAAACGGCCGTCCTCGGGCCGCCACTGGACGGCCAGCGGCACAGCGGGCAGATCGATCCGCTCGCGCACCCGCGGGTCGCTCAGGTCGATCCATTCCAACCGTCCGTCGGCGAACCCGGTCGCGGCCAGCCTGCCTTGTCGCGGAGCCGTGGCGATTGCGCCCGCGCCGTGCTCGACAAAGATCTGGGTGGCCTTATCCAGCGTGCGCGCGTTGAGCACGTCGATGCGGCCGTGCAGCGGACGGGCCACAAAAAGCTCGGCGCGCAGATCGTCCAGGGCCAGTTCGGACAGCCCCGGGCCGAGCTTTGCCGCGAGCAGCTCGCCTTGGGCGTTGAGCAGCAGCACGCGCTCCTGGGGAGCGAACTGCACAGCGTAGATCCGGCCGTCGTTGGCAGCCGCCACATCGCCCAACTGCGCCGGATCGAGCCCCGCTGCTTGGGCGATGGTTTGGCGGGTCAGGCTGCTGTCGGGCGGGCGCTCGAACGTTTCAACGACCCGCGGATCGGCTGAGGGCGGCCGGTCGTGCGCAAGGTGGAAGCCGAGGATCGCGCAGGCCGCGCAAAGCACTACCAGCAGGCCCAGCCGCAGCCCGGCGCTGACATGCAGGCGACGCAGCAGCGCGGATCCGCCCCAGGCCGTGCCCAGCAGCAACGCATCGGGCAGCGCGGCCCGACCGTGGGGCAAAATCGCGGCCAGGGCAATCAACGGCAGGGGCAGGGTGTACAACGCGCGCCGCGGCCCCAATCCGGCGGCCGCGTGGCTGAGCAGGGCCCAGCCCGCGCCCACGGCCAAGAAGCGCAGGCTCGTCAGCGGGTCGAGGTAGATTGCGTTGAGCGCGAGCGCCAGTCCCAGAGGGTAGATCGCGGCCCAGGTCCAAATTCGCGATAGATCGGCCCAGACCTGCAGCGAGGTCTCGCGGCCGGTGCGGCGTACGATCAATAGCTGCAACAGCGCCAGGGCCGCCAGGCCGACCAGCACCGCCGGGGTGATGTAGAGCAGGGCGATGGCGTTGAAATCGAGCCATTCAATGGCCCACGGCAGGGCGTACTCCGCGGCCCAGGCGGGTTTGTGCGCGATTCGCGAGGTCAACGCCAGGGTTACCAGCGTCAGACCGGCCGCAATCAGCAGCCGGCGCCAGAGGGTGAGTAAGCGTAGCGATAGGGACATCGCGCCGATTCTAAGCCGATGTCGTGTCGAGAGGAAGGCGACCTGGTGTTCGCTTTACCGCAGCCGGGGCCTGGGATAGAATCCCGCCGTCTCTTAAACCGAGGTATCCAGATGAGATCTATTCCCATTGCCCTGCTCTGCGTTGCGACCATACTGATTTTGGCCGCCGGCTGCCCCAGCTCGGACGATGAGCAGGACGACGTCAGCCTGGCGCCCTACCTCTATCAGGAGACCTTCGAGATCGAGCCCAATCCGGCCGAGTCCGGCGAGACCGTGAGCTTTTTCTTCGGGTTCGACGACTTTGACGGCGACGTGTCCGAGGCGCTGATAGTGGTGCGCCACAAGGATGACGATGGCGTTGTGAGTCCGGTCGTGCCTGAGAGCGATCCGCTGATCAAGGGCCGGACCCACGGTTCGGTGGAGTTCGAATTGACCGTTATCGAGGCCGACCAGGGTCAGTATCTGGCCTACATGATCGACAACGCGGGCAACGTCAGCAACGAGATCACCATGCAGTTTTACGTCAATCCGCCACTGCCCGAGTAAGCACCAAGGCTCTCCCCTCAATTCCCACTGCGCGCAACTTCAGCCGCGCGCCGACCCGCAGATCTTGCATCGCCTGTTGGGTGATCCCCGGATGATAAAGCTCGGTGGTGCCTGCGGCGCGTCCGTCGGGCAGCAGGCGCTCGACCACCAGCTCCAGCGTGCGGCCGACCGACGATTCCAAATGGCTTTGCCGCAGCCGTTCGCCCAGCTCGCGCATCCGCGCGGCGCGCTCACGCACTACATCGGGCGGCAGCGGCTCCAGCTCGTAGGCAGCGGTCCCCGGCCGCGCCGAGAACGGGAACACGTGCAGATACGAAAGCTCGAGCTGCGCGCAGGCGCTCAGGGTGCGCTCGAACGCGGCCTGGCTCTCGCCGGGAAATCCGACCAGCACGTCCGCGCCCACGGTTAGCGGCACAATCCGGCGCAGCAATTCCAGCGCGCCCTCGATTGCCTGCGGCCCGTAGGGCCGCCG
This region includes:
- a CDS encoding radical SAM protein → MYRGPTHATIAVTSRCNSRCAMCSIWQREQIEEIEPSVYFRLPQSLVNVNITGGEPFLRPNILQVVTAISERLPKARLVISTNGLATEKIADITRQILDFKTDIGVRVSLDGRPRTHDQLRGIPGAYNKALRTLERLRAIGVADLGLAFTLARGNEAQLLYVHELCRKLGVEFSLSMVHSSPHFFGDHDDFSPDPELAMLSLERLIRRQLYSLHPKSWGRAYFSQGLIDRLCNRGRPLPCGAIRDLFHLDPFGRVYPCNMLDAPMGNLAQQTYAQMVAEDRRGCQAVRDCSLACWMVCTAAPAMRRNRMSVLWWVAKRAAALTLRREPETCRA
- a CDS encoding RDD family protein — encoded protein: MKCPKCGFVSFDYLDACKKCGGDLRAHKRKLGIISEAPKVPIEGEPKAEQRSERLRDRFRRMRGKEKLGPGLPDFEDQQQRRMLDESIRAERERARLETEKLAQEKQRIEIEARRLAQEQTRIQGEAQKLAQQREQTQAEQRKLIQEREQAEQAARLAREQEQRAKFEGEAQARAEVEQRIRLEVERVGREAEQRAAQEIERTRQQAEERTKLELEKARNEIELRAQREIEQARQEVEQARQEVERSVHDQAAQLAREQAEQLAKQQIEQRVKAEVERAEQQAERLMSQKLEQVRLEAEQHVAKQVELARLNAESEARSELQQLNGEHDRQNGELEQEYRHETQRREQLEAELEQLEGERQSRLAQEDSARIEAQRAIGEGREQARILAREREQIDLERQQLAQERQAAARARTEAAEAMRIEKAAEQPAASADQDRPAAAVASASLESASEAIRVELGQRPEREIDIVEQMVVPKGGFWRRGAACAFDVGIFLVLAALMLWGLKSVQAPDQNAAPFILSIAAYIYVALVLVLAFYFVLFHSFSGQTPGKILLGLRLVDTQGEPVGLARSFFRYVCWLFAVMPLGLGLLYSAFDINKRGWHDYLAGTLVIRTK